The region ACTAACTTTCCACAACGACTCTAAGAATTTTGGCACTGTAACCGTATTGAACAAGTTAACTTTGTACAAAGACTGGAATGGTTGCTTTTCTGGCAGACATTTCCGAATGGGGACCCTGCTCAGTAGGCATGCAGTGACCAGTCCAGGTTGAAGAGTGCAGAACGCATGAGCCTTACGAGTTCTCTTACCAGCTGTTTCAAGCCTATGACTTCTACCACCTGAACCAGAATCACAGCTGTAAGATCCAGCTTGGAGGGACAGAACAACTGGGCAACCAGATGTCTGGGCACAAGTTCATACACAAGTAATGTTGCGTCATtcattggacacacacacatttccaaatATATTGACCAATTATCACATTGATTCCGGATATTGTAGCCAAGCATCTAAAGGATGCATCAGACACTAAAGTGATGCATCGTGCCCATAAATaacctataataataataataataataattataatacaaATTAATATAATAAACATGCACAGACTTGCCTCAACATTAACTGACCAGTGATGGTCTCTTTGATGTCCATTGTGATCCATTTCTCCACGACAGGGTGACTGAACAGGAGGTGTATGGGCTGACCCTCCCACTGGTGGCCAGCTCTGTGTTGGACAAACTGGAGAAGACGGCAGTGTGGCTGAACAGGGTCAAGACATCTCCGTTTGACCTTTATCAGTTCTTCCTCAGGCAGCCTGACAGCAGTGTGGAATGGTAGGTGGCTGGAGACCAGGGTTGCCAGGCGGCCCATGACGACCTAGAATGTCAGCACAATCACCACTCAAAACCCACCCACAAGGCCTTAAActagccccccaaaaatgttcaTAGGGAGGGAGaagtatgtagctagctagtgctgTTAGTTGTTCTCACATCACTTGTCATtacttgtgtgtgcgtgctggtgCTGCTCTCMTCTCACTCACTCAGCTGCCTGTGGCCTGCAACACTCAACTCACACCCTTCCGGCCCTCCCCACCACTCACTCAGCTGCCTGTGGCCTGCAACACTCTCTCAACTCACACCCTTCCAGCCCTTCCCACCACTCACTCAGCTGCCTGTGGCCTGCAACACTCTCTCAACTCACACCCTTCAGCGCTCCCACACTTGCACTCCGACTGCTGGGCCTGCAACACTCTTGAACTCACACCCTTCCCGGCCCTGCCCACATCACTCAGCTGCCTGTGGCTGGCAACACTCCTCATCACTCACACCTTCGGCCCTCCCCCTCCCTCGACTGCTGCCTGGGCCTGCACACTCTCTCAACTCAACCCCCTTCCAGCCTTCACCATCACTCAGTCGCTGCCTGTGGCCTGCTCACTCCTCTTCAACTCACACCCTTCCGGCCCTCCCACATCACCGTCAGCTTGACTGCTGGCTGCAACACTCTCTCAACTCAACCCTTTCCCGCCCTTCCCTGGTCTCACACCACTCACTCTGCCTGTGGCTGCAACACTCTTCTTCCAAACTAACACCGCTCCAGCCCTTCCACCTATACCTCACTGGCTGTGGCCTGCAACATCTCGTCAACTCACACCCCTTCCACTTCCTCCACCACTCACTTCAGCTGCCTGTGGCCTGCAACACTCTCTCAACTCACACCCTTCCAGCCCTCCCCAccactcactcagcaacagcctgcTCCACTGCCTGATAGTCTGCAGCATCAGGTCACAGTGAAATCaatcatgtttttttaaagtaggCAAATTTTGCGGGAAACATGTGGACATGGAAACCCTGCTGGAGAATCCAGTGGAACTGGTCCTGCTCATCAGAGCCTTCTATTTAGAACTAAACAGAGGGGTGTCCTAGGTTTGAGGAGTtggcgaggtaactttggtcaactctgagtacAATTCGGGATATCCGGTCATACGAAAGTGACTCACCTTTTAGCAAGCAAAATTTCTATGGCAACAAATCCTttagaactaacctgctccggggcaggctaactcCACTTAACCTGAATTAAATTACTTTTCCGCGAGTTGAgaaccaatgaaatcagattccctccctcctGCAAAGATTGCGTCGTCATCCCCTGCACGATTAAGTGCTTTACTTAAGGACATAGCGTTAGATTTTTCGGCTccggtattcgaaccagcgacctttctgtTACTGCTCTAACCTCGAGGATACATgccgctgatctaggatcagatctcCCCCTCTATGATTTAAAAGGCCAACTAGATCCGCACACCTCTTAGGCTGATATAATTTTCTGGTGTACAGCCTGATACTAAGTAGTGGAAAGTTTCCTTAACAAGCCAGACTGTTCAATAGAATTACATTACACTCTAacagtttgtctgtgtgtttggttcTTCAGTGGGTCGAATTTGGTGACAAATTATCCACaagaaagtattatttacctgaCTTTATTGCCcagaaagtattatttacctgaCTTTATTGCCcagaaagtattatttacctgaCTTTATTGCCCAGNNNNNNNNNNNNNNNNNNNNNNNNNNNNNNNNNNNNNNNNNNNNNNNNNNNNNNNNNNNNNNNNNNNNNNNNNNNNNNNNNNNNNNNNNNNNNNNNNNNNNNNNNNNNNNNNNNNNNNNNNNNNNNNNNNNNNNNNNNNNNNNNNNNNNNNNNNNNNNNNNNNNNNNNNNNNNNNNNNNNNNNNNNNNNNNNNNNNNNNNNNNNNNNNNNNNNNNNNNNNNNNNNNNNNNNNNNNNNNNNNNNNNNNNNNNNNNNNNNNNNNNNNNNNNNNNNNNNNNNNNNNNNNNNNNNNNNNNNNNNNNNNNNNNNNNNNNNNNNNNNNNNNNNNNNNNNNNNNNNNNNNNNNNNNNNNNNNNNNNNNNNNNNNNNNNNNNNNNNNNNNNNNNNNNNNNNNNNNNNNNNNNNNNNNNNNNNNNNNNNNNNNNNNNNNNNNNNNNNNNNNNNNNNNNNNNNNNNNNNNNNNNNNNNNNNNNNNNNNNNNNNNNNNNNNNNNNNNNNNNNNNNNNNNNNNNNNNNNNNNNNNNNNNNNNNNNNNNNNNNNNNNNNNNNNNNNNNNNNNNNNNNNNNNNNNNNNNNNNNNNNNNNNNNNNNNNNNNNNNNNNNNNNNNNNNNNNNNNNNNNNNNNNNNNNNNNNNNNNNNNNNNNNNNNNNNNNNNNNNNNNNNNNNNNNNNNNNNNNNNNNNNNNNNNNNNNNNNNNNNNNNNNNNNNNNNNNNNNNNNNNNNNNNNNNNNNNNNNNNNNNNNNNNNNNNNNNNNNNNNNNNNNNNNNNNNNNNNNNNNNNNNNNNNNNNNNNNNNNNNNNNNNNNNNNNNNNNNNNNNNNNNNNNNNNNNNNNNNNNNNNNNNNNNNNNNNNNNNNNNNNNNNNNNNNNNNNNNNNNNNNNNNNNNNNNNNNNNNNNNNNNNNNNNNNNNNNNNNNNNNNNNNNNNNNNNNNNNNNNNNNNNNNNNNNNNNNNNNNNNNNNNNNNNNNNNNNNNNNNNNNNNNNNNNNNNNNNNNNNNNNNNNNNNNNNNNNNNNNNNNNNNNNNNNNNNNNNNNNNNNNNNNNNNNNNNNNNNNNNNNNNNNNNNNNNNNNNNNNNNNNNNNNNNNNNNNNNNNNNNNNNNNNNNNNNNNNNNNNNNNNNNNNNNNNNNNNNNNNNNNNNNNNNNNNNNNNNNNNNNNNNNNNNNNNNNNNNNNNNNNNNNNNNNNNNNNNNNNNNNNNNNNNNNNNNNNNNNNNNNNNNNNNNNNNNNNNNNNNNNNNNNNNNNNNNNNNNNNNNNNNNNNNNNNNNNNNNNNNNNNNNNNNNNNNNNNNNNNNNNNNNNNNNNNNNNNNNNNNNNNNNNNNNNNNNNNNNNNNNNNNNNNNNNNNNNNNNNNNNNNNNNNNNNNNNNNNNNNNNNNNNNNNNNNNNNNNNNNNNNNNNNNNNNNNNNNNNNNNNNNNNNNNNNNNNNNNNNNNNNNNNNNNNNNNNNNNNNNNNNNNNNNNNNNNNNNNNNNNNNNNNNNNNNNNNNNNNNNNNNNNNNNNNNNNNNNNNNNNNNNNNNNNNNNNNNNNNNNNNNNNNNNNNNNNNNNNNNNNNNNNNNNNNNNNNNNNNNNNNNNNNNNNNNNNNNNNNNNNNNNNNNNNNNNNNNNNNNNNNNNNNNNNNNNNNNNNNNNNNNNNNNNNNNNNNNNNNNNNNNNNNNNNNNNNNNNNNNNNNNNNNNNNNNNNNNNNNNNNNNNNNNNNNNNNNNNNNNNNNNNNNNNNNNNNNNNNNNNNNNNNNNNNNNNNNNNNNNNNNNNNNNNNNNNNNNNNNNNNNNNNNNNNNNNNNNNNNNNNNNNNNNNNNNNNNNNNNNNNNNNNNNNNNNNNNNNNNNNNNNNNNNNNNNNNNNNNNNNNNNNNNNNNNNNNNNNNNNNNNNNNNNNNNNNNNNNNNNNNNNNNNNNNNNNNNNNNNNNNNNNNNNNNNNNNNNNNNNNNNNNNNNNNNNNNNNNNNNNNNNNNNNNNNNNNNNNNNNNNNNNNNNNNNNNNNNNNNNNNNNNNNNNNNNNNNNNNNNNNNNNNNNNNNNNNNNNNNNNNNNNNNNNNNNNNNNNNNNNNNNNNNNNNNNNNNNNNNNNNNNNNNNNNNNNNNNNNNNNNNNNNNNNNNNNNNNNNNNNNNNNNNNNNNNNNNNNNNNNNNNNNNNNNNNNNNNNNNNNNNNNNNNNNNNNNNNNNNNNNNNNNNNNNNNNNNNNNNNNNNNNNNNNNNNNNNNNNNNNNNNNNNNNNNNNNNNNNNNNNNNNNNNNNNNNNNNNNNNNNNNNNNNNNNNNNNNNNNNNNNNNNNNNNNNNNNNNNNNNNNNNNNNNNNNNNNNNNNNNNNNNNNNNNNNNNNNNNNNNNNNNNNNNNNNNNNNNNNNNNNNNNNNNNNNNNNNNNNNNNNNNNNNNNNNNNNNNNNNNNNNNNNNNNNNNNNNNNNNNNNNNNNNNNNNNNNNNNNNNNNNNNNNNNNNNNNNNNNNNNNNNNNNNNNNNNNNNNNNNNNNNNNNNNNNNNNNNNNNNNNNNNNNNNNNNNNNNNNNNNNNNNNNNNNNNNNNNNNNNNNNNNNNNNNNNNNNNNNNNNNNNNNNNNNNNNNNNNNNNNNNNNNNNNNNNNNNNNNNNNNNNNNNNNNNNNNNNNNNNNNNNNNNNNNNNNNNNNNNNNNNNNNNNNNNNNNNNNNNNNNNNNNNNNNNNNNNNNNNNNNNNNNNNNNNNNNNNNNNNNNNNNNNNNNNNNNNNNNNNNNNNNNNNNNNNNNNNNNNNNNNNNNNNNNNNNNNNNNNNNNNNNNNNNNNNNNNNNNNNNNNNNNNNNNNNNNNNNNNNNNNNNNNNNNNNNNNNNNNNNNNNNNNNNNNNNNNNNNNNNNNNNNNNNNNNNNNNNNNNNNNNNNNNNNNNNNNNNNNNNNNNNNNNNNNNNNNNNNNNNNNNNNNNNNNNNNNNNNNNNNNNNNNNNNNNNNNNNNNNNNNNNNNNNNNNNNNNNNNNNNNNNNNNNNNNNNNNNNNNNNNNNNNNNNNNNNNNNNNNNNNNNNNNNNNNNNNNNNNNNNNNNNNNNNNNNNNNNNNNNNNNNNNNNNNNNNNNNNNNNNNNNNNNNNNNNNNNNNNNNNNNNNNNNNNNNNNNNNNNNNNNNNNNNNNNNNNNNNNNNNNNNNNNNNNNNNNNNNNNNNNNNNNNNNNNNNNNNNNNNNNNNNNNNNNNNNNNNNNNNNNNNNNNNNNNNNNNNNNNNNNNNNNNNNNNNNNNNNNNNNNNNNNNNNNNNNNNNNNNNNNNNNNNNNNNNNNNNNNNNNNNNNNNNNNNNNNNNNNNNNNNNNNNNNNNNNNNNNNNNNNNNNNNNNNNNNNNNNNNNNNNNNNNNNNNNNNNNNNNNNNNNNNNNNNNNNNNNNNNNNNNNNNNNNNNNNNNNNNNNNNNNNNNNNNNNNNNNNNNNNNNNNNNNNNNNNNNNNNNNNNNNNNNNNNNNNNNNNNNNNNNNNNNNNNNNNNNNNNNNNNNNNNNNNNNNNNNNNNNNNNNNNNNNNNNNNNNNNNNNNNNNNNNNNNNNNNNNNNNNNNNNNNNNNNNNNNNNNNNNNNNNNNNNNNNNNNNNNNNNNNNNNNNNNNNNNNNNNNNNNNNNNNNNNNNNNNNNNNNNNNNNNNNNNNNNNNNNNNNNNNNNNNNNNNNNNNNNNNNNNNNNNNNNNNNNNNNNNNNNNNNNNNNNNNNNNNNNNNNNNNNNNNNNNNNNNNNNNNNNNNNNNNNNNNNNNNNNNNNNNNNNNNNNNNNNNNNNNNNNNNNNNNNNNNNNNNNNNNNNNNNNNNNNNNNNNNNNNNNNNNNNNNNNNNNNNNNNNNNNNNNNNNNNNNNNNNNNNNNNNNNNNNNNNNNNNNNNNNNNNNNNNNNNNNNNNNNNNNNNNNNNNNNNNNNNNNNNNNNNNNNNNNNNNNNNNNNNNNNNNNNNNNNNNNNNNNNNNNNNNNNNNNNNNNNNNNNNNNNNNNNNNNNNNNNNNNNNNNNNNNNNNNNNNNNNNNNNNNNNNNNNNNNNNNNNNNNNNNNNNNNNNNNNNNNNNNNNNNNNNNNNNNNNNNNNNNNNNNNNNNNNNNNNNNNNNNNNNNNNNNNNNNNNNNNNNNNNNNNNNNNNNNNNNNNNNNNNNNNNNNNNNNNNNNNNNNNNNNNNNNNNNNNNNNNNNNNNNNNNNNNNNNNNNNNNNNNNNNNNNNNNNNNNNNNNNNNNNNNNNNNNNNNNNNNNNNNNNNNNNNNNNNNNNNNNNNNNNNNNNNNNNNNNNNNNNNNNNNNNNNNNNNNNNNNNNNNNNNNNNNNNNNNNNNNNNNNNNNNNNNNNNNNNNNNNNNNNNNNNNNNNNNNNNNNNNNNNNNNNNNNNNNNNNNNNNNNNNNNNNNNNNNNNNNNNNNNNNNNNNNNNNNNNNNNNNNNNNNNNNNNNNNNNNNNNNNNNNNNNNNNNNNNNNNNNNNNNNNNNNNNNNNNNNNNNNNNNNNNNNNNNNNNNNNNNNNNNNNNNNNNNNNNNNNNNNNNNNNNNNNNNNNNNNNNNNNNNNNNNNNNNNNNNNNNNNNNNNNNNNNNNNNNNNNNNNNNNNNNNNNNNNNNNNNNNNNNNNNNNNNNNNNNNNNNNNNNNNNNNNNNNNNNNNNNNNNNNNNNNNNNNNNNNNNNNNNNNNNNNNNNNNNNNNNNNNNNNNNNNNNNNNNNNNNNNNNNNNNNNNNNNNNNNNNNNNNNNNNNNNNNNNNNNNNNNNNNNNNNNNNNNNNNNNNNNNNNNNNNNNNNNNNNNNNNNNNNNNNNNNNNNNNNNNNNNNNNNNNNNNNNNNNNNNNNNNNNNNNNNNNNNNNNNNNNNNNNNNNNNNNNNNNNNNNNNNNNNNNNNNNNNNNNNNNNNNNNNNNNNNNNNNNNNNNNNNNNNNNNNNNNNNNNNNNNNNNNNNNNNNNNNNNNNNNNNNNNNNNNNNNNNNNNNNNNNNNNNNNNNNNNNNNNNNNNNNNNNNNNNNNNNNNNNNNNNNNNNNNNNNNNNNNNNNNNNNNNNNNNNNNNNNNNNNNNNNNNNNNNNNNNNNNNNNNNNNNNNNNNNNNNNNNNNNNNNNNNNNNNNNNNNNNNNNNNNNNNNNNNNNNNNNNNNNNNNNNNNNNNNNNNNNNNNNNNNNNNNNNNNNNNNNNNNNNNNNNNNNNNNNNNNNNNNNNNNNNNNNNNNNNNNNNNNNNNNNNNNNNNNNNNNNNNNNNNNNNNNNNNNNNNNNNNNNNNNNNNNNNNNNNNNNNNNNNNNNNNNNNNNNNNNNNNNNNNNNNNNNNNNNNNNNNNNNNNNNNNNNNNNNNNNNNNNNNNNNNNNNNNNNNNNNNNNNNNNNNNNNNNNNNNNNNNNNNNNNNNNNNNNNNNNNNNNNNNNNNNNNNNNNNNNNNNNNNNNNNNNNNNNNNNNNNNNNNNNNNNNNNNNNNNNNNNNNNNNNNNNNNNNNNNNNNNNNNNNNNNNNNNNNNNNNNNNNNNNNNNNNNNNNNNNNNNNNNNNNNNNNNNNNNNNNNNNNNNNNNNNNNNNNNNNNNNNNNNNNNNNNNNNNNNNNNNNNNNNNNNNNNNNNNNNNNNNNNNNNNNNNNNNNNNNNNNNNNNNNNNNNNNNNNNNNNNNNNNNNNNNNNNNNNNNNNNNNNNNNNNNNNNNNNNNNNNNNNNNNNNNNNNNNNNNNNNNNNNNNNNNNNNNNNNNNNNNNNNNNNNNNNNNNNNNNNNNNNNNNNNNNNNNNNNNNNNNNNNNNNNNNNNNNNNNNNNNNNNNNNNNNNNNNNNNNNNNNNNNNNNNNNNNNNNNNNNNNNNNNNNNNNNNNNNNNNNNNNNNNNNNNNNNNNNNNNNNNNNNNNNNNNNNNNNNNNNNNNNNNNNNNNNNNNNNNNNNNNNNNNNNNNNNNNNNNNNNNNNNNNNNNNNNNNNNNNNNNNNNNNNNNNNNNNNNNNNNNNNNNNNNNNNNNNNNNNNNNNNNNNNNNNNNNNNNNNNNNNNNNNNNNNNNNNNNNNNNNNNNNNNNNNNNNNNNNNNNNNNNNNNNNNNNNNNNNNNNNNNNNNNNNNNNNNTTtcacatcatttagcagacgctcttatccagagccacttacagtagagtgcatgcATTTTCGTACTCTTTAATACTGGTCCcacgtgggaatcgaacccacaatcctgSCGTTGCAAGCACagtactctaccaactgagccacacaggactcgGTTGGTAGAGACTGCAAGACTTCGGTCAGCATRCATGCACGGGAAAACACATTTTGCTTGCCACACACCGTCCTGTCATCGTTTGTGACAGACAAGGGTTATTTGTGTGCGTCTTGTCTTTGTAAATGTGTGCGACAAACCTACTATGAGACACTTTGTGAACACGGGACCTGATATTAGTACCTGAGTTTAGCCTATCCATGGTGATGTTGGAGACTGAGTCAGTGTTGGTTGTTGTGCTACCTGCAGGTATCTGAAGCTGTTCACCTTCCTACCTCTGGCCGAGGTGGAGCGGGTGATGGAGCAGCAGAGACAGGAGCCAGGCAAACGGGCCGCAAACAAACCTCTCGCCGCCGAAGTCACCAAACTGGTCCACGACAATgagaggtgctgtgtgtgtgtgtgtgatcacacGCAAGACAAGGCCTGAGTAACTTCAGACTAATGGATTGAATTGACCCCTTCACAAAGTCATGATTATAAATTGCCTTGGGATTGATCTGATGAAATTATGTAGTGAAAGTGTGCATCTTGACAAATGCGTGAAAAATTATGCAATAGATAATTAGTCAGAGAAAGACTATGCATATGTCATTTGGGTGTCATTAATGAGGTGTCGCCTGGTACAATTagtaatgctgtgtgtgtgtgtatttctctccAGGTGCACCAATGCCCGGTACCACAGTAACCTTCAGGCCCTGGAGCAGATGAGTGATGCTGAGCTGCAGGAGGTCTTCAGAGATGCCCCCTTCCATGAGCTGCTGCTGGAGCCAGGRACCACAATACTGGATGCCTGCCGCAGGGCAGAGGACATCCCTCGGGGGCCCAAAGTGTAGGGCTCTGGCTTTATATTCCTCTGTTCCTTATCATCCCTGACATGACTACCTCACA is a window of Salvelinus sp. IW2-2015 linkage group LG13, ASM291031v2, whole genome shotgun sequence DNA encoding:
- the LOC111972061 gene encoding tyrosine--tRNA ligase, mitochondrial translates to MSGHKFIHKVTEQEVYGLTLPLVASSVLDKLEKTAVWLNRVKTSPFDLYQFFLRQPDSSVEWYLKLFTFLPLAEVERVMEQQRQEPGKRAANKPLAAEVTKLVHDNERCTNARYHSNLQALEQMSDAELQEVFRDAPFHELLLEPGTTILDACRRAEDIPRGPKVYRMVSEGAVWINHSKTDNPEQVLIPGQHILANGLSPQSGKELLPHHQVXQSTPRPKIKGHTVVRMKLRLAQS